One Anolis carolinensis isolate JA03-04 chromosome 4, rAnoCar3.1.pri, whole genome shotgun sequence DNA window includes the following coding sequences:
- the LOC100563400 gene encoding RING finger protein 151 has translation MGYDTERFVGYVNEGLLCSICRDVLEEALQAPCEHAFCTSCIHGWLVHHNNCPEDRQPLDLTVLRPLYRYMKNDLNRLQLHCRNRECGCEMVCSLESISRHEHECVYSQIPCSNSGCPVQVERRHLHSHLAVCEYRSRECPNGCGYAMLSTDSSAQHNCVAELRTELELLRSEMIYRVEEAKHEIESRLDSQRRHMVQKESLLQNEIEMLKSQMSRMMFDIQTLMATERQHRQQLEQAELEKQELLELMKGLQKDCRLTRDGSKKATNLRPLTRLESLKRKPREMTVL, from the exons ATGGGTTATGACACTGAGCGCTTTGTGGGTTACGTAAATGAAGGACTGCTGTGCTCTATCTGCCGAGATGTTTTGGAAGAGGCGCTGCAGGCTCCCTGCGAACATGCCTTCTGCACTTCCTGCATACATGGGTGGCTTGTCCATCACAACAACTGCCCAGAAGATCGCCAGCCACTTGATCTAACTGTCCTTCGGCCACTTTACAG GTATATGAAGAACGATCTGAATCGGCTTCAGCTTCATTGTAGAAACAGAGAATGTGGCTGTGAAATGGTGTGTTCTTTGGAATCCATCAGCCGACATGAACATGAGTGTGTATACAGCCAGATTCCCTGCTCAAACAGTG GTTGCCCAGTTCAAGTTGAGCGGCGCCACTTGCACAGCCACTTGGCAGTGTGTGAGTATCGGAGCCGTGAGTGCCCCAATGGCTGTGGGTATGCCATGCTCAGCACAGACAGCAGCGCACAGCACAACTGTGTTGCAGAGCTGAGGACAGAGCTAGAACTGctcag GTCAGAGATGATCTACCGAGTGGAAGAAGCAAAACATGAGATAGAATCTCGCTTAGATTCTCAAAGGAGGCATATGGTGCAAAAAGAGAGCCTTTTGCAAAATGAAATTGAAATGTTAAAG AGTCAGATGTCTAGAATGATGTTTGACATACAGACGCTGATGGCGACAGAGAGGCAACACCGTCAGCAGCTGGAACAGGCTGAGCTGGAGAAACAGGAACTGCTGGAGTTAATGAAGGGTCTCCAGAAAGACTGCCGGTTGACTAGGGATGGAAGCAAGAAAGCAACAAACCTCCGACCTTTGACACGGCTGGAAAGTTTGAAACGCAAGCCCCGGGAGATGACTGTCCTATAA